In Jejubacter calystegiae, the following are encoded in one genomic region:
- the selA gene encoding L-seryl-tRNA(Sec) selenium transferase, giving the protein MSQHALFSQLPATDRLLREPAFTALCAEFGHTRLVDTLRQMQTAARDEIRAHQRLPEWRDDWAAEARRRLHKDEESALRPVFNLTGTVLHTNLGRAIQAEAAVEAVSRAMRSPVTLEYDLDDAGRGHRDRALAALLCELTGAEDACIVNNNAAAVLLMLAACAQGGEVVVSRGELVEIGGAFRIPDVMRQAGCQLHEVGTTNRTHLKDYRQAIGPETALLMKVHTSNYQISGFTKSVSEEELAQLGAESDIPVVVDLGSGSLVDLTQYGLPAEPMPQRLIAAGVSLVSFSGDKLLGGPQAGIIVGKKGLIARLQSHPLKRALRADKMTLAALEATLRLYRHPEKLVERLPTLRLLTRKPAEIQAQGERLLSLLAPLYPDFELRVEPCLSQIGSGSLPVDRLPGAALTFAPRDGSGSALARLAERWRGAARPVIGRINDGRMWLDLRCLEDEAGLMEMLQS; this is encoded by the coding sequence ATGAGTCAACACGCACTATTCAGCCAGCTTCCCGCGACGGATCGTCTGCTGCGCGAACCGGCGTTCACGGCGCTGTGCGCCGAATTTGGTCACACCCGACTGGTGGATACCCTGCGGCAGATGCAGACGGCGGCGCGCGACGAAATCCGCGCGCATCAACGGTTGCCTGAATGGCGTGACGACTGGGCGGCGGAAGCGCGAAGACGCCTGCATAAAGATGAAGAGAGCGCCCTGCGTCCGGTGTTTAATCTGACGGGCACGGTATTGCATACCAACCTTGGGCGCGCCATTCAGGCCGAGGCGGCGGTAGAAGCCGTCAGCCGTGCGATGCGCTCGCCGGTCACTCTGGAATATGACCTGGATGACGCAGGGCGCGGCCACCGGGACCGCGCGCTGGCAGCACTGCTTTGCGAGCTGACCGGCGCGGAAGACGCCTGCATCGTCAATAACAACGCGGCAGCGGTGCTGCTGATGCTGGCGGCCTGCGCTCAGGGCGGCGAAGTAGTGGTTTCCCGCGGCGAGCTGGTGGAGATTGGCGGCGCTTTCCGAATCCCTGATGTGATGCGTCAGGCGGGGTGCCAGCTCCATGAGGTCGGCACCACCAATCGCACTCATCTTAAGGATTACCGCCAGGCCATTGGGCCGGAAACCGCGCTGTTGATGAAGGTGCATACCAGCAACTATCAGATTAGCGGCTTTACCAAATCGGTGAGCGAAGAGGAGCTGGCGCAGTTGGGGGCGGAAAGCGATATCCCGGTGGTGGTGGATCTGGGTAGCGGCTCGCTGGTGGATCTCACGCAGTACGGTTTGCCCGCAGAGCCGATGCCTCAGCGCCTGATTGCGGCTGGCGTCAGCCTGGTGAGCTTTTCGGGTGATAAGCTGCTGGGGGGCCCCCAGGCTGGTATTATCGTCGGGAAGAAAGGGTTGATCGCCCGCCTGCAGTCTCACCCGCTGAAGCGGGCGCTGCGTGCCGATAAAATGACGCTGGCGGCCCTGGAAGCCACGTTACGTCTGTATCGTCACCCTGAAAAACTGGTGGAGCGTTTACCCACGCTGCGTCTGCTCACCCGTAAACCGGCGGAGATTCAGGCCCAGGGCGAGCGTCTGCTTTCACTGCTGGCGCCGCTCTACCCGGATTTTGAACTGCGGGTGGAGCCCTGCCTGTCGCAGATTGGCAGTGGTTCGTTACCGGTTGACCGCCTGCCTGGCGCTGCGTTGACCTTTGCCCCGCGCGACGGCAGCGGCAGCGCGC
- a CDS encoding glutathione S-transferase — MKLIGSYTSPYVRKISVVLLEKGIAFEFVNDTPWEEATQVPDYNPLGKVPTLVTDDGSIWFDSPVIVGYLELLDIAPALVPRELKLALWERQVEALADGILDAAVLLVRERQRPAQQQSEAFLLRQRQKIARGLDWLEQQINDQNIESEPPRLGAIALGCAIGYLNFRRIAPGWCAERPLLVRLAGKLFERESFARTEPPMP, encoded by the coding sequence ATGAAACTGATAGGCAGTTACACCAGCCCTTATGTCCGCAAGATCTCGGTGGTTCTGCTGGAAAAGGGCATTGCGTTTGAATTCGTTAATGACACTCCCTGGGAGGAGGCGACGCAGGTACCGGATTACAATCCGCTGGGAAAAGTCCCCACCCTGGTCACTGATGATGGCAGCATCTGGTTCGACTCCCCGGTAATTGTCGGCTACCTGGAACTGCTGGATATTGCTCCGGCGCTGGTACCGCGTGAGCTGAAGCTGGCGCTGTGGGAGCGTCAGGTGGAAGCTCTGGCCGACGGTATTCTCGATGCCGCCGTGCTGCTGGTGCGCGAACGTCAGCGTCCGGCGCAGCAGCAATCTGAAGCGTTCCTGCTGCGTCAGCGCCAGAAGATCGCGCGCGGTCTGGACTGGCTTGAACAGCAGATCAACGACCAGAATATTGAAAGCGAACCACCTCGGCTGGGAGCCATCGCCCTGGGGTGCGCCATTGGCTATCTTAACTTCCGACGTATTGCGCCTGGCTGGTGCGCTGAACGCCCGCTGTTGGTCCGCCTGGCGGGAAAGCTCTTCGAACGTGAAAGCTTTGCCCGCACCGAACCGCCAATGCCATGA